From a single Gemmatimonadota bacterium genomic region:
- a CDS encoding DUF2892 domain-containing protein: protein MQYLIRRIAGLFVLGSLALGWWVHPAWFLFTAFVGLNLFQSSVTHWCPMERILARAGVHD from the coding sequence ATGCAGTACTTGATTCGTCGGATCGCCGGTCTGTTCGTGCTGGGCTCATTGGCCCTGGGCTGGTGGGTGCATCCGGCGTGGTTCCTGTTCACCGCCTTCGTGGGGCTGAACCTGTTCCAGTCCAGCGTCACGCACTGGTGCCCGATGGAGAGGATCCTGGCGCGGGCCGGCGTGCACGACTGA
- a CDS encoding neutral zinc metallopeptidase → MVQWEKRGRSRNLEDRRAQRVSRAGVGIGGTVLLLILSFFFGPEVLQILGPVVANSGGTQTSEGPLQTTAAEEELVDFVSFLLDDMQGVWQQLLPSQGTAYRETSLVLFRDATPSACGMGQSAMGPFYCPQDEKVYLDLVFYDELARRFGAPGDFAQAYVLAHEIGHHVQKVLGISAEVTRLQQARPSQANELSVRLELQADCLAGVWGNSAARRGMLQTGDAEEGLRAAAAIGDDRIQQQTQGRVVPEAFTHGSSEQRLQWLRVGLQQGDPDACDTFSR, encoded by the coding sequence ATGGTGCAGTGGGAGAAGCGAGGTCGGAGCCGTAACCTGGAGGACCGGCGCGCACAGCGGGTGAGCCGTGCCGGCGTCGGAATCGGCGGCACCGTGCTCCTGCTCATCCTGAGCTTCTTCTTCGGACCGGAGGTGCTGCAGATCCTGGGACCGGTGGTCGCAAACAGCGGAGGCACGCAAACCTCGGAAGGCCCCCTGCAGACGACCGCCGCCGAGGAGGAGCTGGTCGACTTCGTGTCGTTCCTGTTGGACGACATGCAGGGGGTGTGGCAGCAGCTGCTGCCTTCCCAGGGCACCGCCTACCGCGAAACCAGCCTGGTCCTGTTTCGGGACGCCACCCCGTCCGCCTGTGGCATGGGGCAATCCGCCATGGGCCCCTTCTACTGTCCGCAGGACGAGAAGGTGTATCTCGACCTGGTGTTCTACGACGAATTGGCCCGCCGCTTCGGAGCGCCCGGCGACTTCGCCCAAGCCTATGTGCTGGCGCACGAGATCGGCCACCATGTCCAGAAGGTACTCGGCATCTCGGCCGAGGTGACCCGCCTGCAACAGGCGCGGCCCAGTCAGGCCAACGAGCTTTCCGTGCGACTCGAGCTGCAGGCCGATTGTCTCGCGGGCGTCTGGGGCAACTCGGCAGCGCGCCGGGGAATGCTGCAGACCGGCGACGCCGAGGAAGGACTGCGCGCTGCGGCCGCCATCGGAGACGACCGCATCCAACAACAGACCCAGGGCCGTGTCGTTCCGGAGGCGTTCACGCACGGCTCCTCGGAACAGCGGCTACAATGGCTGCGCGTCGGGCTCCAGCAGGGGGATCCGGACGCCTGCGACACGTTCTCGCGCTGA
- a CDS encoding aminoacetone oxidase family FAD-binding enzyme — protein sequence MTAPPAPRPVAVVGAGAAGLMAAWHAARAGASVVLLERTVDGGRKILISGGGRCNVLPAEERAGAFVTDSPPRLLHRLLRGWPLAEQRSFFESELRLPLTLEAESAKLFPTSGKARDVRDALVGAVRASGARLWFGARVTDVRPDPGGWTLHLDGAPPLEAGAVVVATGGLSVPATGSDGFGLDLAARLGHVVHPTYPALTPLTAEPSPHVHLAGVSLVAEVRAPSARPRFQTRGGFLFTHRGWSGPAVLDASHLATRARLGIGAEAPAAGRLLVRWSPRSRDDWEADLRTGSGSVARVLAAHLPERLAQQLCAESAVPAERALAQLRRNERMALLELLCDYPLPWTGDEGYKKAEVTGGGVALSEVDPHTLQSHRTPGLFFCGEVLDAFGPIGGHNFQWAWSTGRAAGRGAVAYCMGPQARPGDV from the coding sequence GTGACCGCGCCCCCCGCACCCAGGCCGGTCGCGGTCGTTGGTGCAGGCGCGGCCGGCCTCATGGCGGCGTGGCACGCCGCGAGAGCAGGGGCCTCCGTTGTGCTTCTCGAACGCACCGTCGACGGAGGCCGCAAGATCCTCATCAGCGGCGGCGGCCGCTGCAACGTGCTTCCAGCCGAAGAACGTGCCGGCGCCTTCGTCACCGACTCGCCGCCACGGTTGCTGCATCGCCTGCTGCGAGGTTGGCCGCTGGCGGAGCAGCGGAGCTTCTTCGAGTCGGAGCTGCGGCTCCCACTGACACTCGAGGCGGAGTCGGCGAAGCTGTTTCCGACCAGCGGCAAGGCTCGCGACGTCCGGGACGCGCTGGTGGGCGCGGTGCGGGCCAGCGGGGCACGGCTGTGGTTCGGCGCACGTGTGACCGACGTGCGACCGGATCCGGGCGGGTGGACGCTCCATCTCGACGGAGCCCCCCCACTGGAAGCTGGCGCGGTGGTGGTGGCCACGGGCGGCCTGTCCGTGCCCGCCACCGGAAGTGACGGGTTCGGGCTGGACCTGGCGGCTCGCCTTGGCCACGTCGTGCATCCGACCTATCCGGCGCTCACGCCGCTGACCGCCGAGCCGTCGCCGCACGTCCATCTTGCCGGCGTCTCCCTCGTGGCGGAGGTGCGCGCTCCGTCCGCACGCCCCCGCTTCCAGACGCGCGGCGGCTTCCTGTTCACCCACCGCGGCTGGAGCGGACCGGCCGTGTTGGACGCGTCGCACCTCGCCACCCGCGCTCGTCTGGGCATCGGCGCGGAAGCTCCGGCGGCGGGTCGACTTCTGGTGCGCTGGAGTCCGCGGAGCCGGGACGATTGGGAGGCCGACCTGCGCACGGGCAGTGGCTCCGTAGCCAGGGTGCTCGCCGCTCACCTTCCCGAACGCCTCGCCCAGCAACTCTGTGCCGAGTCAGCCGTGCCGGCCGAGAGAGCGCTGGCGCAGCTTCGGCGCAACGAACGGATGGCCTTGCTGGAGCTCCTCTGCGACTACCCGCTCCCCTGGACCGGAGACGAGGGCTACAAGAAGGCGGAGGTGACTGGGGGTGGGGTGGCCTTGTCCGAGGTGGATCCCCATACGCTCCAGAGCCACCGCACTCCGGGCCTCTTCTTCTGCGGCGAGGTCCTGGATGCGTTTGGCCCCATCGGAGGCCACAACTTCCAGTGGGCCTGGAGCACCGGTCGCGCGGCTGGCCGCGGAGCGGTAGCCTATTGCATGGGGCCGCAAGCCAGGCCCGGGGACGTTTGA
- a CDS encoding ABC transporter permease, translated as MIRGLLARARSLLVGLRRRSQIEAEMLEEFRHHIELRTEHLVRDGLPHHEAARQARLEFGHVETHREDARAARGLRFFDGIRFSMLDVKLGVRMLRKHPWLTLVAVFALAVGIPVGLAPLHLSGVFDAPLPEDPEGRVWALRLWDPVTSSVPAPLYDDYEFWAGELESFGLLGAYRSSTFRVDSDDGRAPPVSGAQVTASTFEILRRAALLGRALLPSDELPGAPDVVVIGHGLWTSRFGADPSLVGRTVRIGGTPHTVVGIMPEGFLFPWSQQLWLPLREEPVASTGRFQGLGVLGRLADGVSVEEAQAEVSAAGRGPSDHRGEERARLQSEVVPFAYSFLGLPRGGLRSLPEYLFFQILALLLLLVACGNVAMLILARTATRFRELSIRGALGAGRARIVSQLFVETLVLSLLAAGFGVFTFGWALGRVDFAGWAGVDTLPYWLSLDVTGRSVLTALVLAILSATVAGVVPAFRITGRNVSDNIRRANAGRSGIRFGGLTGALVVADVGVSVAVVSLAFVLASQMTDAARAARAASIPSEEYLTVELRMPDAELLGGGNSAQQRIVDRFAAVQRTLVERLEGEPGVRSVAVADALPRMDARSRPIELDGVTRSNGSPGWWVRVVRADVGFFAALELPVLDGRDFELGDLDGDATAVIVNTPFVERLLAGRDPIGQRLRFLTAAGNEESPWYQIVGVVGHAGINMVNPASGEAIYLPAAAGAINPLQLGIHASVVPESLIPRVRELVEDVAPDAIMGVPQPLDQVSQGDWYVVLAVAAGLALLVAILMVLVISGIYAMMSFSVSERTREIGVRTALGASRSSLVLTILRRSLLQIVIGALLGMPLAARVFYQLRGGSGAGYATLGAFLLALGLALGTVFLVGLVSCYVPTRRVLAIQPNEALRAEG; from the coding sequence ATGATCCGGGGACTGCTGGCGCGGGCACGCTCCCTTCTGGTAGGCCTGCGGCGGCGATCGCAGATCGAAGCCGAGATGCTCGAGGAGTTCCGCCACCACATCGAGCTTCGCACCGAGCATCTGGTCCGAGACGGCCTCCCCCACCACGAGGCGGCCCGGCAGGCGCGACTGGAGTTCGGCCACGTAGAGACGCACAGGGAAGACGCACGGGCGGCGCGAGGTCTCCGGTTCTTCGATGGGATCCGCTTCTCCATGCTCGACGTGAAGCTGGGTGTTCGGATGCTCCGCAAGCATCCCTGGTTGACGTTGGTCGCGGTCTTCGCGCTGGCAGTGGGCATTCCCGTTGGACTGGCCCCGCTGCACCTGTCCGGCGTGTTCGATGCGCCACTACCGGAGGATCCCGAGGGGCGCGTTTGGGCGCTTCGCCTGTGGGATCCCGTAACCAGCAGCGTGCCGGCCCCTCTCTACGACGACTACGAGTTCTGGGCCGGCGAGCTCGAGTCCTTCGGGCTCCTGGGGGCGTATCGAAGCTCCACGTTCCGTGTCGATTCGGACGATGGCCGCGCCCCACCCGTGTCCGGAGCGCAGGTCACTGCGTCCACCTTCGAGATCCTGCGCCGGGCGGCCCTGCTGGGGCGGGCGCTTCTTCCCTCCGACGAGCTGCCCGGGGCACCCGATGTCGTGGTCATCGGACATGGACTGTGGACGTCACGCTTCGGCGCCGATCCCTCGCTCGTGGGACGGACGGTCCGGATCGGTGGCACCCCACACACCGTGGTCGGCATCATGCCGGAGGGCTTTCTCTTTCCTTGGAGCCAGCAGCTGTGGCTGCCTCTCCGAGAGGAACCGGTCGCCTCCACGGGCCGGTTCCAGGGTCTTGGGGTCTTGGGGCGCCTGGCCGATGGTGTATCCGTCGAGGAGGCCCAAGCGGAGGTGAGCGCCGCCGGACGTGGGCCCAGCGACCATCGCGGCGAAGAACGGGCCCGCCTGCAATCCGAGGTGGTTCCCTTCGCCTACTCGTTTCTCGGCCTCCCACGCGGAGGTCTGCGAAGCCTACCGGAGTACCTCTTCTTTCAGATTCTGGCGCTGCTTCTTCTGCTGGTGGCCTGTGGCAACGTCGCGATGCTGATCCTCGCACGGACGGCGACCCGCTTCCGCGAGCTCTCCATCCGGGGCGCCCTGGGGGCCGGTCGCGCCCGTATCGTGTCCCAACTCTTCGTCGAGACCCTCGTTCTTTCCCTGCTCGCCGCGGGGTTCGGGGTGTTCACGTTCGGTTGGGCTCTGGGCCGAGTGGACTTCGCCGGTTGGGCGGGTGTCGATACCCTTCCCTACTGGCTGTCCCTCGACGTCACAGGCCGCAGCGTGCTCACTGCCCTGGTTCTGGCGATCCTCAGCGCGACCGTGGCGGGAGTCGTGCCCGCGTTTCGCATCACCGGGCGCAACGTCAGTGACAACATCCGCAGGGCCAACGCCGGTCGATCGGGGATCCGCTTCGGTGGGCTCACCGGCGCCCTGGTGGTTGCCGACGTCGGCGTATCCGTGGCGGTCGTGTCCCTCGCGTTCGTGTTGGCGAGCCAGATGACAGATGCGGCCAGGGCAGCGCGGGCCGCGAGCATTCCTTCCGAGGAGTACCTCACGGTGGAGCTCCGCATGCCCGACGCGGAGCTGCTCGGCGGGGGAAATTCGGCGCAACAGCGGATCGTCGACCGTTTCGCAGCGGTCCAGCGGACGCTGGTCGAGCGTCTCGAAGGCGAGCCAGGCGTGCGGAGTGTAGCCGTGGCCGATGCCTTGCCGCGCATGGACGCGCGGTCTCGTCCGATCGAGCTCGATGGCGTCACCCGCTCGAACGGCTCGCCCGGATGGTGGGTCCGGGTCGTTCGCGCCGACGTGGGTTTCTTCGCGGCCCTGGAGCTGCCCGTCCTCGACGGACGCGACTTCGAGCTGGGCGACCTGGATGGCGATGCCACCGCTGTGATCGTGAACACGCCGTTCGTTGAACGACTGCTCGCCGGTCGCGACCCCATTGGTCAGCGGCTCCGCTTCCTGACGGCTGCGGGCAACGAGGAATCGCCGTGGTACCAGATCGTCGGCGTCGTGGGACACGCAGGCATCAACATGGTGAACCCGGCGAGCGGTGAGGCCATCTACCTTCCGGCTGCCGCGGGAGCGATCAATCCTCTACAACTCGGCATCCACGCCAGCGTCGTGCCGGAGAGCCTCATTCCCCGCGTGCGAGAGCTCGTGGAGGACGTGGCGCCCGACGCAATCATGGGAGTACCGCAACCGCTCGACCAGGTGAGCCAGGGCGATTGGTATGTGGTCCTCGCCGTCGCGGCCGGGCTGGCGCTGCTGGTGGCGATCCTAATGGTCCTGGTGATCTCGGGGATCTACGCGATGATGTCCTTCTCGGTATCCGAGCGGACCCGCGAGATCGGTGTCCGCACCGCCCTGGGCGCGTCGCGTTCTTCACTGGTCCTGACCATCCTACGCCGCTCCCTCCTTCAGATCGTGATCGGCGCCCTGCTCGGGATGCCACTGGCCGCCCGGGTGTTCTACCAGCTACGGGGGGGATCGGGGGCAGGCTACGCCACGCTGGGGGCATTCCTGCTAGCGTTGGGTCTGGCGCTGGGGACCGTGTTCCTGGTCGGTCTCGTCTCCTGCTACGTGCCTACCCGCAGGGTCCTGGCCATCCAACCGAATGAAGCACTGCGAGCAGAAGGCTGA
- a CDS encoding PadR family transcriptional regulator gives MSDRADPLPGTLDLLILKAISLGTVHGYGVLLRIEQISGGALEIKQGALYPALYRLEHRGWIASEWGTSENNRRAKFYRLTAAGQRRFGEERASWNRLSDAIALALTATPQEI, from the coding sequence GTGTCCGACCGCGCCGACCCCCTTCCCGGTACCCTGGATCTGCTGATCCTGAAGGCCATCTCTTTGGGGACCGTCCACGGCTACGGGGTCCTGCTCCGGATCGAGCAGATCTCGGGGGGCGCCCTCGAGATCAAGCAGGGAGCCCTCTATCCGGCCCTCTACCGTCTGGAACACCGCGGCTGGATCGCGAGCGAATGGGGGACCTCGGAGAACAACCGCCGCGCCAAGTTCTACCGGCTGACCGCCGCCGGCCAGCGCCGCTTCGGAGAAGAGAGGGCCAGCTGGAACCGCCTCTCCGACGCGATCGCCCTGGCTCTGACCGCAACGCCTCAGGAGATCTGA